ACCATCCTTCACACTCTCACTACCATCCTTCACACTCTCACTACCATCCTTCACACTCTCACTACCATTCTTCACACTCTCACCACCATCCTTCACACTCTCACCACCATCCTTCACACTCTCACTACCATCCTTCACACTACCATCCTTCACACTACCATCTTTCACACTCTCATTATCATCCTTCACACTACCATCCTTCACACTACCATCCTTCACACTCTCACTATCATCCTTCACACTACCATCCAtgacacactcactaccatccttcacactaccaaccatgacacACTACCATCCTTCACACTACCATCCAtgacacactcactaccatccttCATGCTCCAGCAAGCAGCCGGAGACCATCAACTGTACATGCAACAAAGTCAACTATCTGAGGACGCAGAGACCAACGCCCTAACTCGGGCTCTCGAAGCCAGTAATAAATCCGACATGATTGAAAGCCAAACTATTTTACAAAGTGGAAACAGTCAAAACTTTAAGGGGGTTTGGCGTTGTCGGCCGCCAAGGGACCCGCAGATTGCTTTCTTTCCCAGCCGGCTCATCGGGGGAATCCTCTCCCGATGCGCGGGAAATTTTCCCCGTCCCTCGTCTTCGTCAACCACTTCGGAACCACGAGAGAAGAAAATGGTGAGAAGTGAAGCATCTGGAGCCCAGTATTTGGTAGTGTTGATCTTGCAATGTTTTGTTTTTAAAGGCACCTTAAAAGTCGGCGCTGAGCGAGGTGTTAACCAACACTCGATGCTTCGTGGGTTAAAACTATCGAAGGGAAAAAGGGCTCCGGCGAGGCAGTGTTGTTCGTTAATGCACGACGTAAATCATCGTGGCGGTGTATGCGTCCCTCTAGACACAGTggaggttatcttgggatgatttcggggctttagtgtccccgcggcccggtcctcgaccaggcctccatccccaggaagcagcccgtgacagctgactaactcccaagtacctatttactgctaggtaacaggggaccacaggatcacgcgtcaagtgttctgtccgctcagccaccggctcccttatAGATGTAAATGAGGTAAATGTTTCGATGCAAAATGTGATGATGTCATCTGCTCTGACTAACGCCTAACCCCGACCCCTACCCCGGCCCTAACCCATCCCCTACCCTGACTCCTACTCTACCCTAACCCATCCTCTATCCTGATCCATTCCCTGCCTATTGTCCAATCTGAGTCGTCTCTTAGCTGCAATCCACACCTGGCCGTATCCCCTGAGTAGCTTTATCCCTCGCTTACACCTAGCCTCATTCCCCCCTAGCCCAATCTGCAATAACAGATAACGCACTGCAATAAAAGTTATCAATACAtttgatataacaaatacaatCGTCGAGAGATACATCTGAAATACATGCAGATTTTGGCATGCGAACACCATGCCAGCAGACTAAGACTGTGGCTCTTCCAGGAAAAAAACAAGAATCATACTGACCTCCTTCTTGCTACTCATTATTGCACTGATGAATAGATGAACAAACTTTGCATCAGCTAGCTTCACCTACTTCACAGACAGATCAGTAGGCCGGGAAAGGCAAGAATTCACCTTGTAGTTAGAGCAGGGAATGTTATAGTTAGAGACTATCGAACGAGTGCTCACCTTCACAGATAAGAGACGCGAGTCATTCAAATGGCTTCGGAACACGTTCTTGTTGATTACCTATTCCATGTCATCATACATACAGCTTCGGAACTGCAACCTTGCAACAAAAGCAATTTCATAACAACGTGCATCTGACCACCAGTTATGGCATTGGTGAAGCAACCAAAACgctaattacacacagaaatcacaattgcgtgatgcatcaaatgaacaaatcgaaCTTAATgaatgattaaggcagcgtctgggatgctctcgaacgcaggttcgaatccttgttacggcctttgtggatttgttcaaaacgCTGTTGAATGCATATCAACCAGGTGACAAGTCGCGTAGGAATACCAAAGAACAACATTGCAGATGAAGCTTCAAAATTTGCAACCATAGGAATGTTCACATTTATTCACTACAGTCAGAGATTAAACAATAATTAGAGATATAACAATAACGACGATGTACATAAAGCACCTGGAGCGTCAGGGTGTGTGAGtagggggtccaagagcttaacCAAGTTTGAACCACTTATTTTAATGAAAGGAAACAATAGAAAAATAAAAGTGCACTAAAAACAACGTAAAGCTTGAACACCCATGTTCATAGGAAATAGGTTTACGAGTTCCAGAAGAAGAAAGAAATTGGCCTGGTATTTTCCCCCCTCACTCTTGGCCCCATCCCTCACCTGGCTAAATCCCATCCTGGCCTCATTCCCCCACCAATTCCCATCCTCCCACCTACGCCCATTCCTCTCACTAAGCCCCATCTCTCACCAATCCCCATCACCCACCTGCTCCCATCCCCCGCCGGGCCACGCAGCAATGGCGGCCGCTTGTCAAAAGCACCGTTGACCGCAAATGGAATTTCCAATTTCGAGCATGTTTTCCCATTAGGAAAAGCAATTTACTCAAATAACAGAAAGTGAATAgaaattaaaggaaaatttacaaTTTTCTGGTCACGTCACTCGATGATGGAGTAAAATGATCAGCACAGAGCAGGGATAGACGGGTAGTGGTAGACGGGGAGGATTAGACGGGGTACTGCTAGAAAggtggtagcagtagtagtaggggagtggtgagagttgtggtagaggggtggtggtggtggtagagggaatgAGGTGGCTAAGGCTGCCCGACGAGCCACTATGGACAAGCAGCGGCCAGCACTCATTAATGCAGGAGTAAATTAATTCCGGGTCGTGTAAAGACAAGGCCCCGGATTCATCATGTATTTTTGTGTTTATGTCCACTTCCGAAACCTGTATACATCTTTCTCCGGTCACGGGCGGTGTATTCTGTATTTATTGGGCTTGGAAACGACACAAAACAAGGTTATTATTGAGTTATTATTCACAACCCAACCTCGTAGCGCTTCGGAGTTTATTCTCTGATTCATAAGTGCAAATTAAGCCGCCGTTACTAGGGAAAGTTGAACAAGGCTCGTTAGTGCATATATAAGTGCTTGGTTGATCTTGGTTCTCAAATTAATATCTGGCCAGGTTTTTCCCTGAATCTAAATTTCTCCTGTTTATATCCTTTGTTTCGTGATCAATTTTgtgtaaatatatttaaaaacttGATTTATGTCCCCTTAGATATACCCTATAATTAATTGACATACCTCAATCATGTTACCCTTTACTCTTCGTCTTGCTAGAGAATGTATAATTGTATACATTGATAATGTATACTTTTGGAAGGTGCAACTTGAGCAGACTATCACAAGATGCTAAAGTGTAACAAGCCGCTTGATGCAGTTCTTACTAACAGTGACCAAAAGGTTCCATATGAGCATTCACTAGTTAACGTGAGGCAAGTTACTTGCACTCCCAGTCTTTAAACCATCTGTTGCTGACGATGCAGTCAGGCAacgggttatcttcttgaggttatcttgagatgatttcggggtttagtgtccccgcggcccggtcctgaaGCAAGGGAGTAATAGGCTTCTCACATACAAGACTAAATCATGTACTGATTTTTTAATTTTCGTATAACCATCTTATCTCACGTataagttcacacacacacacacgcagccaaAGGTGGATGGACCTTCAAGCTACggggaagaatgttgaccagaccacacattagaaggtgaagggacgacgacgtttcgatccgtcctggaccattctcaagtcacaatcgacttgagaatggcccagaacggaccgaaatgtcgtcgtcccttcaccttctagtgtgtgtggtccggtcaacattcttcagccacgttattgcgactcatcgcctgcatacagggAAGTTCATATTACCACTGCATACAATGGTAATATGAACTGGAAGACTAGTAATGCagattgatttgatttgattgttgccgccgaaggcggctagtttattgtgcaccccatactcatcctgtgagtggtagcgcaaaaacattacagagggcacaaaaggtctttatcagacgtcatcttagattattacataaacaatttcttctatccttcacaccttatagttacaatgtcagctagttacagagaaagtgctattacaagagctacatatttacagtaagtcatcatacattaatggtaggataATGCAGGTGATGAGTGATCCAGTTGCAGTGACAGTCTTTGTATGAGTCGAACATAACTGTTCAATTGCTGGCACTCGGACTCTGCAGCACCACATACGGGATATAGTCTCGCTCTCTGGCCTAGAAAAGGCTCAAATCCACTCTTTTCTCAAGCTTGATTTCAGACTTTCAGTTGTAAAAACCCAGGTATGCTTGCTTTATCGTTCTTCTGTTCGAGACACCGCCCCGGTTGGTGTACACTCCTGCGAGTATCCTTGGTACTACCCAAGTATCCTTGGTATCCAAGGTGTACACGgtacacctcgccacacacccaCTCACCTGCACACGACACACTTAAGATTACTTACCTCAAACGACCGCTTGGCACCGTATATACTTTAGTTTTTTCTCTATTGTTTAAAAACgtaatatttacaataaaaaaaGTAAACCGAATCATTTGAACCTTACACTCGCAAACACAAACATCACAAGCAACTAATCCGAGAAAAAATTTGCAAAACAGGTTATAGAGAACTAGTTAAACATACGCAACTAGTAACGGAAGCGATGTAATCCAAGAACACCTGACACAATGGTACATAATGGTACAAAACAGGAACATTCCATACAGGAGTAACAAACATGGAAGACAAGCAGGTGGTTTACAGTAGAGGCAAATACAATGGTATATCATAATAAACGTCCACAAATTAAAATCACGGTATTTACAATTCCAAGCAGAAGGGAAGGGAAACATGTgaactaaacacacacactaggaatggCAGAAAATGACAATTCAGTACAAAAACTGTAATTAGCAAACAATACTAGAAAAGAACTTAACACGGCGCACATATAACAAGCCAATAACATAATATACAGCTAGCCACAGAAGACTGCGTAAAACAGTTGTACAAGACACGTATGATACAAAGAGACAGGCCAAAAAAATGACAAATCACAAACACAACCTCAGCTGCACTCACATTATGTACAAGTCACAACAAAAATTAAAACTACGTCACAAcacaaatatttcaatataataccccccccccccctcgccccaaACATGTTCTACACTACCTTATCATCTGTATACCAACAAGATCTTCGATACAGACGTCAACAATAGTACTAACTACTAGAGCGTAGTATTCCGCCTGCTGCGACACCTCCAAACATCTTCACCGTGGCAGGAAAAGCGCCCATAGCTCCCTCTACACCTCCGGGCACCTGCAGGCCACAATAGCTGTAAAAAGACAAAAGCATTAACCGGCAATCGACCAGTATGACAATTCCCACCGGGTCGACCGCCTCGAAGCACGTCCGCAGCTTCGGACGGCACAATAATAATCGGcacaactctcctgcagtttcagattgattgattgatgaagatttattcaccccaagaggtggcacgggcatgaatagcccttaaCTGTTTGAGACAGCACCCTGGTTGATGTACACTCACGCGAGTACTGACTCGAACACGGCACACCGCGCCACATTAATATACATGTCATCGGCAGGCGAAGCACTTAAAGTGTTAACAGGCAAAGTGTTAATTACTTTCCTCTAACGACCGCTCGGTATCTCATATATGGGATTGGACATCCATGTAAATTTTTGTAAACGTTTTGTTAATCATTCGTTATATTTGGTGCACAATTAAGACGTTACTCGTACTAGTTTGACTTGGAGGATTTTTCAGTGTCGTTCAGTACGGTTTGAAATCGGTATCTtgtgccagcccgtcctccaaacgaaGACTcaaagttcattccatgcacctgtcaaacccgctgtttatgaatgaaaaacggtctaacacgactcgcaactgatgacgtccgaacacttccggaacaagttactcgctgacgacttttgttcgaaccccaattctgtaaatgcttcacccacgtactacaaatacaaataatcgccaacggaacctaaccagtgcctaaatatgcacaatatcctaatactgtatataatattaatttatatttgagaaaagttctgttaaaattgatgaatgcgtctttggggtcgaccgctggatagaatggactaggtctgaggacgggttgcgtgcCATGTTATTTTTTGAGTGTAGCTGCTTGAAAGGTCAGTCTGGAGCATTAGTGGAGCATTCACGATAGTTAATACatgttgaaaattaaaaaaaaaaaaaataataatgtgtTGTCACAAAGTATCTATTTTTTCATAAAATTGTTGAACTAATAGACAATTCATATGACATAGACAGGTAGGTACTCTCAACATTTTGACCGTTACTCTAAAGAAAGATTTTGACCGTTACTCTTTAAGCTTGTGACCGTTActctgaataataataataattcctgtTGTGGGGAACAGAAGAGAAGAGCATAACCATTGTATTACTTTAACATGCACTGTTATTTTGCTAAATACCGTTTACTCATTTACGGAGCGTTAATACAAGTGGTTCCGTGTTGCTGTTGGACATGAAGACAGCTGTTATCGACGGAACCATCCCGTCAACCTGGTTTAAAACATGTATATTTCTACAACATGTATTTCCTGACGTGAGATACAGTATAGCGTGCGGCTGACGGGCTTCCTGTCGCCTGTGGCGGTAGTGAGGCAGAGAATGTGGAGCAGAGAGCGTTGTTGGTGGCGGCGGAGGAGTGACGGCTGGcccctcaacacacacccttGTCTTAGTTACATTTGGTGTTATttgagagggttattaaggccgtaATAGCTTACTACCCAACCAGCAAGTAGACTTTAGCCTTGATGACAACTCAGGCCTAAAAATACATTCTCTCTGGCTATTTACACCGAGAAACAGGGTGTACACATACAAACCTCAGTGTTATGAAAACTTCACCAAGCTATCCTTAGGCTAATGCTTGTCCAAGTTGTGGTCGACCCCAAATAAGCTTTCGTAAATTGTAGCGTTTTGTGTAACCAACCAATCACGGTATTTTCTCGAACATCAATTAATATTCAAGTATATTTTAATTATGTGGATAGTAAGGTCTAGgattgttgttttggtagtgatgttaaTCATTTGTATTTACTGCAACCCAGTCTCCAGTCAAGCTGTAAGTCATATCCTGATAGGTTAATATTATTAAGTTAGTATTTGACTAATAGAACATATACGACCAATTCACAGGATGACTCTTTTCAGACGGCATAATTTAACAaactttaaattaatattataaatctGTACGATTAAGCATAGTCtagacaaggggccagattcacgaaagcacttacgcaagcacttacgaacgtgtacatctttcctcaatctttgacggctttagttacatttattaaacagtttacaagcatgaaaacttcccattcaactgttgttattgttataaacagccttctggtgcttcggagctcattaactgtttaataattggaaacaaagccgccaaatattgagaaaagatggacaggttcgtaagtgctttcgtgaatctagcccaagGTCATGTAAGGTGTTTTGGCTAATTTACAACACAGGTTGAAGGTGAATGAAGCACGATCCGAGATACAGCTTCGAACTTGGTCACTTGGGTAATAGTAATTTTTTACTTCTGTTGATTTAATATGAGTATGTGACTTATACGATGTGAATCCAACGGCCCTTTATTTAGGTGATGGGCTGACTTTTACAGAGAGGCGATTTGATTACAGAAAGGGACAGAAGTACTGTTCAAGAAGTTTGAACTTAATCAAGTGTTTTTTCAATTCTAAACAACAGGGAGAGGGTCActgctctctcactcattcactcacacattcactcacttactcactcactcactcactctttctctctctctctctctctctctctctctctctctctctctctctctctctctctctctctctctctctctctctctctctctctctctctctctctctcgctctctctctctctttctctgttacCTCTTCTACCTCAACTCTTCgagaaagtaaaagaaggaagcaAAGCGCCACCTAAGTTGACCAAACAACTGCTTCATATTCTAGGCTTCTTTTTATCTTACGTAACATCATCTTGTGTACTTTTATAAACCTGTTAGCTATGTAAGAACAAGGTGACTCTGGGTTTCCTTCAGATCCTCTGCAAGACATGTACAATGTAGATAGCAATTACGACTCTCATTTGGGAAAACTTAGAAATGGCTGTAGACTGTGATTTTTGGCCAGATAGTGCATTTCAAGttctcctccccccctttccccctctctccacacaggtgtgtgtgtatatgtatctaTGAAGCGAAATAATTACAGGTGTGCGTAGGACAGATGTGTATAGGGTAATGTATGTGAAAATAAACATGAAGTGGTATATTTGGGTCTTCATTAACCCCGCTTGGTTTAGTATTACTTATGTGTTTCAATGTGGTGTTTGTACAGCTGTTTGACACGTGTTTCTCGCTGGGTGGTTGGAGAAGGTCCCTATTTCAACACCGTAAATGGATTTCTTATGCTAGTCCTTCAAGGAGCTTTTGGTGTTGCTCAGTTGCTACTAGAAAGAGTGAATCgtgggaaacacacacacacagtaatgccATATCTGACGGAGGACAACGGGAGAACCGCTCACCCTGTGCCAGAACGCCTGGAGGGAGTAATAAGAGAACACACCctgctcctcttccttcttcccctGCCAGGAGGGAACACAAAACGGTAGGTGGACACCTTACAGGACTTCTACTGGTAGGGTGGCAAAACGGTCCTTACACTGCGAAACCCTCCTGCCTTCAGTAGATGTATTAGGAGGTACTCAGCCCTGTACCTCCCTCCCTGAAAGAAGTTAGCATGGGAGGAACATAAACTGCCTGAACGGGCGGGCAGCATGGGAATGCTCACCTTGCACCAACGTGGGTGTAAGAGGGACACATCCATCCTTGGAGCTGTCAGCATGTCCTGAGTCACGTTAAAACGTGCCCTGAGTCACGTTAAAACGTGCCCTGAGTCACGTTAAAACGTGCCCTGAGTCACGTTAAAACGTGCCCTGAGTCACGTTAAAACATGACCTTGTACTCAAGACCTTTCACCAGCGAATTTTATAACCTCCCAAACTTCACCCAACCCAAGTTAGACCCTAGAGTGGCTAATCCaacccaaaccaacctaactgaaCCCAAGCGAGCCTAACACAGCCTAATCTAAGCCAATACAGCCTAACGATACAAGGGTTTTTGACAATCGGAAAACGAGTTTTGTCGAAACTGTGTCCGATTTGATCatacctttctgagtg
This DNA window, taken from Procambarus clarkii isolate CNS0578487 chromosome 40, FALCON_Pclarkii_2.0, whole genome shotgun sequence, encodes the following:
- the LOC138372972 gene encoding autotransporter adhesin BpaC-like; its protein translation is MVGSVKDGSECVMDGSVKDDSESVKDGSVKDGSVKDDNESVKDGSVKDGSVKDGSESVKDGGESVKDGGESVKNGSESVKDGSESVKDGSESVKDGGESVKNGSESVKDGSESVKDGSESVKDGSESVKDGNESVKDGNESVKDGGESVKDGNESVKDGGESVKDGSV